From a single Collimonas pratensis genomic region:
- a CDS encoding metallophosphoesterase family protein yields MKQAHAGAQAISRRSFLRLAGLGGAIYVSGLSGWSSAAALPGGANEDFFFIQLSDTHWGFEGAPNPDAHGTLQKAVAAVNSLEQVPDFIVFTGDLTHTTDDPQERRQRLREFKDIAAGLKVKNVHFMPGEHDASLDHGEAYQEFFGKTHYSFAHKGVNFIVIDNVSDPTGAIGETQLAWLADELRQLPPQARIVVFTHRPLFDLYPQWDWATRDGAKAVELLQAHANVTVFYGHIHQEHHHMTGHIAHHAAKSLIFPLPAPGSQPKRTPLPWDDAYPYRGLGYRQVAAEAAKPMDYQLTELPVLKG; encoded by the coding sequence ATGAAACAAGCCCATGCCGGCGCCCAAGCCATCAGCCGCCGCAGCTTTCTGCGGCTGGCGGGATTAGGCGGCGCCATCTATGTATCCGGTCTGAGCGGCTGGTCCAGCGCCGCCGCCCTGCCAGGGGGTGCGAACGAAGACTTCTTTTTCATCCAGCTGTCCGACACGCACTGGGGCTTCGAGGGTGCACCCAATCCAGACGCCCACGGCACCCTGCAAAAGGCGGTGGCGGCGGTCAACAGCCTGGAACAGGTGCCGGATTTTATCGTCTTCACCGGCGACCTGACGCATACCACCGACGATCCGCAGGAACGCCGCCAGCGTTTGCGCGAATTCAAGGACATCGCCGCCGGACTGAAGGTAAAGAATGTGCACTTCATGCCCGGCGAGCACGATGCCTCGCTGGACCACGGCGAAGCCTACCAGGAATTTTTCGGCAAGACCCACTACAGTTTCGCCCACAAAGGCGTCAACTTCATCGTCATCGACAATGTCTCCGATCCCACCGGCGCCATCGGCGAGACCCAGCTGGCGTGGCTGGCCGATGAGTTGCGGCAGTTGCCGCCGCAAGCCCGCATCGTCGTCTTCACGCACCGTCCCTTGTTTGACCTCTATCCGCAATGGGACTGGGCCACGCGCGACGGCGCCAAGGCGGTCGAGTTGCTGCAAGCGCATGCCAACGTCACCGTGTTCTATGGCCACATCCATCAGGAACATCATCACATGACCGGTCATATCGCCCACCATGCCGCAAAGTCGCTGATTTTCCCGTTGCCGGCGCCGGGTTCGCAGCCCAAGCGCACGCCGCTGCCCTGGGACGACGCTTATCCTTATCGCGGCCTGGGTTATCGGCAAGTGGCGGCGGAAGCGGCCAAGCCGATGGATTATCAACTGACTGAATTGCCGGTACTGAAAGGCTGA
- a CDS encoding sigma-70 family RNA polymerase sigma factor: MPHLNSAFNLACWLTHNHQDAEDVVQEAYLRAFRFFDGFHGEDGRAWLLTIVRNTFYSWYQERQKLRQETAFDEQLHQAGAGDSVGQMPPDNNPEALLISKDSERQLQQALQALPLEFREVMVMRELEELSYKQIAGIVGIPIGTVMSRLGRGRKLLAAILAPDTAPQER, encoded by the coding sequence ATGCCACACCTGAACTCTGCGTTCAACCTGGCGTGCTGGCTGACCCACAACCACCAGGACGCGGAGGATGTGGTGCAGGAGGCTTATCTGCGGGCTTTCAGGTTTTTCGACGGCTTCCATGGCGAAGACGGTCGTGCCTGGCTGCTGACGATTGTGCGCAATACCTTTTACAGCTGGTACCAGGAGCGCCAGAAGCTGCGCCAGGAGACCGCGTTTGATGAACAATTGCATCAAGCCGGGGCCGGCGACAGCGTCGGCCAGATGCCGCCCGATAATAATCCGGAGGCGCTGCTGATCAGCAAGGATAGCGAACGGCAGCTGCAACAGGCGTTGCAAGCCTTGCCGCTGGAATTCCGCGAGGTGATGGTGATGCGCGAGCTGGAAGAGCTATCGTACAAGCAGATTGCCGGCATTGTCGGTATCCCCATCGGCACCGTCATGTCGCGCCTTGGGCGCGGCCGTAAATTACTGGCGGCGATTCTGGCGCCGGATACTGCACCGCAGGAGCGATGA
- a CDS encoding glutathione S-transferase: MQLIGMLDSPYVRRAAISLQLLGIPFEHQSVSVFSTFEQFRQINPVVKAPTLVCDDGGLLMDSSLILEYAEALAAPGKSLMPAEIGERLHVLRIIGLALAACEKSIQIVYEHNLRPPEKQHAPWLERVQGQLFAAYQALELELRKKPLEVTSRTINQAGLTTAVAWSFTQMMLPEIVVASDYPLLQAFSEKAEHLAEFIAAPPV, translated from the coding sequence ATGCAGCTCATAGGTATGCTTGACTCACCGTATGTCCGTCGCGCCGCGATTTCCCTGCAACTGCTTGGCATCCCCTTCGAGCATCAATCGGTTTCGGTATTCAGCACTTTTGAACAGTTTCGCCAGATTAATCCGGTCGTCAAGGCACCGACGCTGGTGTGCGACGACGGCGGATTGCTGATGGATTCTTCGCTCATCCTGGAGTACGCCGAAGCGCTGGCGGCGCCGGGCAAAAGCCTGATGCCGGCAGAAATCGGCGAACGCCTGCATGTCTTGCGGATTATCGGCCTGGCCTTGGCGGCGTGCGAGAAAAGCATACAGATCGTCTATGAGCACAACTTGCGGCCGCCGGAAAAGCAGCATGCGCCATGGCTGGAGCGAGTCCAGGGCCAGTTGTTTGCTGCCTACCAGGCGCTGGAGCTGGAATTGCGTAAAAAGCCGCTGGAAGTGACGAGCCGGACCATCAACCAGGCAGGACTGACGACCGCCGTCGCCTGGAGTTTCACGCAGATGATGCTGCCGGAAATCGTCGTCGCCTCCGACTACCCGCTGCTACAGGCGTTTTCAGAGAAAGCGGAGCACCTGGCCGAGTTCATCGCCGCACCGCCGGTTTAA
- a CDS encoding anti-sigma factor family protein translates to MMDHQEVQELLPAYADQELGIVETLEIERHLESCADCQREYAAQRIVSARFKKDASYFEAPAHLTQRIMDALPQDEPGTRFWQRSWSFNWRNAGAALAAMLALAWSVGLYLNLPSDQDKLTDEVVASHVRSLQVDHLSDVVSTDQHTVKPWFNGKLNFSPPVVDLAAQGFPLTGGRLDYLGGRPVAALVYRHAQHPINLYVWPTTERDVAPQLQNRQGYHLVRWTWDGMNYWAVSDLAARDLEQFGGMVRSMVRQ, encoded by the coding sequence ATGATGGACCATCAGGAAGTACAGGAACTGTTGCCCGCCTATGCTGATCAGGAGCTCGGTATCGTCGAGACGCTTGAGATCGAGCGTCATCTGGAGAGCTGCGCCGATTGCCAGCGCGAGTATGCCGCGCAGCGTATCGTCAGTGCACGCTTCAAGAAGGATGCCAGCTATTTCGAGGCGCCGGCGCACCTGACGCAGCGCATCATGGACGCTTTGCCGCAGGATGAACCCGGCACCAGGTTCTGGCAACGCAGCTGGAGTTTCAACTGGCGCAACGCCGGCGCGGCGCTGGCAGCGATGCTGGCGCTGGCGTGGAGCGTCGGCCTCTATCTTAATCTGCCCTCGGACCAGGATAAGTTGACCGATGAAGTGGTCGCCAGCCATGTGCGCTCGCTGCAGGTCGATCATCTGTCGGACGTGGTGTCGACCGACCAGCATACGGTCAAGCCCTGGTTTAACGGCAAGCTGAATTTTTCGCCGCCGGTGGTCGATCTGGCGGCGCAGGGCTTTCCGCTGACCGGCGGCCGCCTTGATTATCTCGGCGGGCGGCCGGTCGCGGCACTGGTCTATCGGCACGCACAGCATCCGATCAACTTGTACGTATGGCCGACGACTGAAAGAGATGTGGCGCCGCAGTTGCAAAACCGGCAAGGCTATCATCTGGTTCGCTGGACCTGGGACGGCATGAACTATTGGGCAGTGTCGGACCTGGCGGCCAGGGACCTGGAGCAGTTCGGCGGCATGGTGCGCTCGATGGTCAGGCAATGA